In Mycolicibacterium phocaicum, one DNA window encodes the following:
- a CDS encoding DivIVA domain-containing protein, producing the protein MTLILIYLVVLILVAVVLFALGTVLFGRSEQLPPLARGTTATVLPASGVTGADVDAVKFTQTLRGYKTSEVDWVLDRLAQELDSLRGELTTLRAQTADAEQ; encoded by the coding sequence GTGACGCTGATTTTGATCTACCTCGTGGTGCTGATCCTGGTCGCGGTGGTGCTGTTCGCCCTGGGCACCGTGCTGTTCGGTCGCAGCGAGCAGTTGCCGCCGCTGGCGCGGGGCACCACAGCCACCGTGCTGCCCGCATCCGGTGTCACCGGCGCCGACGTCGACGCCGTCAAGTTCACGCAGACCCTGCGCGGCTACAAGACCAGTGAGGTCGACTGGGTGCTGGACCGGCTGGCGCAGGAGCTGGACTCGCTGCGCGGCGAGTTGACGACGTTGCGGGCGCAGACCGCGGATGCCGAGCAGTGA
- a CDS encoding type VII secretion target — translation MGDPLYVNTEGVLGMARVHDAVAAGLGQLQNGAGLGQSVGPAGPATTHGLIAHGMNSALGGVMARRDSILQSTGAAGQQMSEQLHRAAEAYRAGDEQGARGLSSAAEGIPGGGAGGGVSAGTPGGVGAAVPGSPAAGGGDVAQTLGQVGQQAGQIAQGVAQTLGQIPGQIAQGVSGVLGGLLGGLGGVDGVGAGHAAGSGLGGLSDSGGVDSVGEHDKSDADDRDRERRDPERHEKGEDDKRILSVEHRGQSGDAGEGEGPAAGPSGAGGPSGVAAPPPRRPAQTRPQDI, via the coding sequence ATGGGCGATCCGCTGTACGTCAATACCGAGGGTGTGCTGGGCATGGCCCGGGTGCACGACGCGGTTGCGGCCGGGCTCGGTCAGCTCCAGAACGGCGCGGGTCTCGGCCAGTCGGTCGGCCCGGCCGGTCCGGCGACGACGCACGGGCTGATCGCCCACGGCATGAATTCGGCGCTCGGTGGGGTGATGGCGCGACGCGACAGCATCCTGCAGTCGACGGGCGCGGCCGGCCAGCAGATGTCCGAGCAGTTGCACCGCGCCGCCGAGGCATACCGGGCCGGTGACGAGCAGGGCGCGCGTGGGTTGTCTTCGGCCGCCGAGGGCATCCCGGGAGGCGGGGCCGGTGGCGGCGTCAGTGCCGGCACGCCAGGTGGGGTCGGCGCGGCGGTCCCCGGCAGCCCCGCCGCCGGCGGTGGCGACGTGGCGCAGACGCTCGGGCAGGTGGGCCAGCAGGCCGGCCAGATCGCCCAAGGCGTGGCACAGACGTTGGGACAGATTCCGGGGCAGATCGCCCAGGGCGTGAGTGGCGTGTTGGGCGGGCTGCTCGGCGGACTGGGCGGGGTTGACGGTGTCGGCGCCGGACATGCGGCCGGATCGGGGCTGGGCGGGCTGAGCGACTCCGGTGGCGTGGATTCTGTTGGCGAACATGACAAGTCGGATGCCGACGATCGGGACCGGGAGCGCCGGGACCCGGAGCGCCACGAAAAAGGCGAGGACGACAAGCGGATCCTGTCGGTCGAGCACCGTGGTCAGTCGGGTGACGCGGGTGAAGGCGAGGGCCCGGCGGCCGGCCCGTCGGGCGCCGGCGGTCCGTCGGGTGTCGCCGCTCCCCCACCACGCCGCCCGGCCCAGACTCGGCCGCAGGACATCTAG
- a CDS encoding LOG family protein, translated as MLADNTPENPYAVCVYCAAGPRHPELLTLAGDVGRAIAAKGWTLVSGGGNVSAMGAVADGARENGGRTIGVIPKKLVHRELADVNASELIVTDTMRERKQIMEDRSDAFIALPGGIGTLEEFFEAWTAGYLNMHDKPLVMLDPHGHYDGLLAWLHTLVDTGYVQRAALDRLIVVKDVDEAMAACAPRDIAH; from the coding sequence GTGCTGGCCGACAACACCCCCGAGAATCCCTACGCCGTCTGTGTCTACTGCGCCGCCGGTCCCCGTCATCCCGAATTGCTCACCCTCGCCGGCGATGTGGGCCGGGCCATCGCCGCGAAAGGCTGGACCCTGGTGTCCGGCGGCGGCAACGTCTCGGCGATGGGCGCCGTCGCCGACGGAGCCCGGGAGAACGGCGGCCGCACCATCGGCGTCATCCCCAAGAAGCTGGTGCATCGCGAGCTGGCCGACGTGAACGCCAGCGAGCTGATCGTCACCGACACCATGCGCGAGCGGAAGCAGATCATGGAGGACCGGTCTGACGCCTTCATCGCGCTGCCCGGCGGTATCGGCACCCTCGAGGAGTTCTTCGAGGCCTGGACGGCCGGCTACCTCAACATGCACGACAAGCCGCTGGTGATGCTCGATCCGCACGGCCACTACGACGGCCTGCTGGCCTGGCTGCACACGCTGGTCGACACCGGTTACGTCCAGCGGGCCGCGCTCGACCGGCTCATCGTCGTCAAGGACGTCGACGAGGCCATGGCTGCTTGTGCGCCGCGTGACATCGCTCACTAG
- a CDS encoding glucosyl-3-phosphoglycerate synthase, which yields MTLTPDLTAEGIARHAWLAERSWSRPTWTVAELEAAKAGRTVSVVLPALNEEETVADVIDSISPLLGGLVDELVVLDSGSTDETELRAIEAGARVVSREQALPEVPVQPGKGEALWRSLAATSGDIIVFVDSDLLDPDPMFVPKLLGPLLLADGVHLVKGFYRRPLKVGGAEDANGGGRVTELVARPLLASLRPELTCLLQPLGGEYAGTRELLTSVGFAPGYGVEIGLLIDTYDKLGLDAIAQVNLGVRTHRNRPLTELAAMSRQVIATLLSRCGISDSGVGLTQFFADGDAFTPRTSTVSLIDRPAMNTLR from the coding sequence GTGACCCTAACGCCCGATTTGACCGCAGAAGGCATCGCTCGCCATGCGTGGCTGGCCGAACGCAGCTGGAGTCGGCCGACGTGGACCGTCGCCGAGCTCGAGGCGGCCAAGGCCGGCCGGACCGTCTCTGTCGTGCTGCCCGCGCTGAACGAGGAAGAGACCGTCGCCGACGTCATCGACAGCATCAGCCCGCTGCTGGGTGGTCTGGTCGACGAGCTCGTCGTGCTCGACTCCGGTTCCACCGACGAGACGGAACTGCGCGCCATCGAGGCGGGCGCCCGGGTCGTCAGCCGCGAACAGGCGCTGCCCGAGGTGCCGGTGCAGCCCGGCAAGGGTGAGGCACTGTGGCGCTCACTGGCGGCCACCAGCGGCGACATCATCGTGTTCGTCGACTCCGACCTGCTCGACCCCGACCCGATGTTCGTGCCCAAGCTCCTGGGTCCGCTGCTGCTCGCCGACGGTGTGCACCTGGTCAAGGGCTTCTACCGGCGGCCGCTCAAGGTCGGCGGCGCCGAAGATGCCAACGGCGGCGGCCGGGTCACCGAACTGGTGGCACGTCCGCTGCTGGCGTCCCTGCGGCCCGAGCTGACGTGCCTGCTGCAGCCGCTGGGCGGCGAGTACGCCGGCACCCGGGAGCTGCTGACGTCGGTGGGGTTCGCGCCCGGCTACGGCGTCGAGATCGGTCTGCTGATCGACACCTACGACAAGCTGGGCCTCGACGCCATCGCGCAGGTCAACCTCGGCGTGCGCACGCACCGCAACCGGCCGCTGACCGAGCTGGCCGCGATGAGCCGTCAGGTGATCGCCACGCTGCTGTCGCGCTGCGGCATCAGCGATTCCGGCGTCGGACTGACCCAGTTCTTCGCCGACGGCGACGCCTTCACGCCCCGCACCTCGACGGTGTCGCTGATCGACCGTCCCGCCATGAACACCCTGCGCTGA
- the glgA gene encoding glycogen synthase, which produces MRVAMMTREYPPEVYGGAGVHVTELVGQLTKLCDVDVHCMGVHRRDAFVAQPDPLLAGANAALTTLSADLAMVNNAFAGPAAMPDVVHSHTWYTGMAGHLTALLHGIPHVLTAHSLEPRRPWKAEQLGGGYRISSWVERTAIEAADAVIAVSAGMRTDVLATYPQLDPARVHVVRNGIDTDDWYPVEAGQTLVDLGIDPDRPIAAFVGRITRQKGVGHLIAAAHQFDPDVQLVLCAGAPDTPEIAAEVAAAVKELSATRAGVHWIQEMLPLEKIREILATATVFVCPSVYEPLGIVNLEAMACGTAVVASDVGGIPEVVDDGTTGLLVHYDAEDAVGFETGLADAVNAVVRNPEQARTFGQAGRRRCIEEFSWMQVAQQTLDIYRSVCG; this is translated from the coding sequence ATGCGGGTGGCGATGATGACGCGGGAGTATCCACCGGAGGTTTACGGCGGCGCGGGCGTGCATGTGACCGAACTCGTCGGCCAGCTCACGAAGCTGTGCGACGTCGACGTCCACTGCATGGGAGTGCACCGGCGGGACGCCTTCGTGGCCCAGCCCGATCCGCTGCTCGCCGGGGCCAACGCGGCCCTGACGACGCTGTCGGCGGACCTGGCGATGGTCAACAACGCATTCGCCGGTCCGGCTGCCATGCCGGATGTGGTGCATTCGCACACCTGGTACACCGGCATGGCCGGACACCTCACGGCACTGCTGCACGGCATCCCGCACGTGCTGACCGCGCACTCGCTGGAGCCGCGGCGGCCGTGGAAGGCCGAGCAACTCGGTGGCGGCTACCGCATCTCGTCGTGGGTCGAGCGCACGGCGATCGAAGCGGCCGACGCCGTCATCGCGGTCAGCGCGGGCATGCGGACCGACGTCCTGGCCACCTACCCGCAGTTGGACCCTGCGCGAGTGCACGTGGTGCGCAACGGGATCGACACCGACGACTGGTACCCGGTCGAGGCAGGGCAGACCCTGGTCGACCTCGGGATCGATCCGGACCGGCCGATCGCGGCGTTCGTCGGGCGCATCACCCGGCAGAAGGGCGTCGGCCACCTCATCGCGGCGGCCCACCAGTTCGACCCCGACGTGCAGCTGGTGCTGTGTGCGGGCGCACCCGACACCCCCGAAATCGCCGCCGAAGTCGCGGCCGCGGTGAAAGAGCTCAGCGCGACGCGCGCCGGGGTGCACTGGATCCAAGAGATGCTGCCGCTCGAGAAGATCCGGGAAATCCTGGCGACGGCAACGGTTTTCGTCTGCCCCTCGGTCTACGAGCCGCTCGGCATCGTCAACCTCGAAGCCATGGCGTGCGGCACGGCCGTGGTCGCCTCGGACGTCGGCGGCATTCCCGAGGTGGTCGACGACGGCACCACCGGATTACTGGTGCACTACGACGCCGAAGACGCGGTGGGGTTTGAGACAGGGCTCGCGGACGCGGTCAACGCGGTGGTCCGGAACCCGGAACAGGCCCGCACATTCGGGCAGGCCGGCCGTCGGCGGTGCATCGAGGAGTTCTCCTGGATGCAGGTCGCCCAGCAGACGCTCGACATCTATCGGAGCGTCTGCGGCTGA
- a CDS encoding DUF3117 domain-containing protein, whose protein sequence is MAAMKPRTGDGPLEATKEGRGIVMRVPLEGGGRLVVELTPDEAAALGDELKNVTS, encoded by the coding sequence ATGGCGGCGATGAAGCCCCGGACCGGCGACGGTCCACTGGAAGCAACCAAAGAGGGGCGCGGCATCGTCATGCGGGTACCGCTGGAGGGTGGCGGTCGTCTGGTGGTCGAGCTGACCCCGGATGAGGCCGCAGCCCTGGGCGACGAACTGAAGAACGTCACCAGCTAG
- the folP gene encoding dihydropteroate synthase: MAIVNRTPDSFYDRGATFSDGAAKDAAHQKIADGADVIDIGGVKAGPGSTVDADEEIARVVPFIEWLRGEYPDQLISVDTWRANVAKQACAAGADLINDTWAGADPGLPEVAAEFGAGLVCSHTGGAVPRTRPFRVNYGVTERGVVDDVIAEVTSAARHAVDVGVSRDAILIDPTHDFGKNTYHGLSLLRHVKDLVNTGWPVLMALSNKDFVGETLGVELTERLEGTLAATALAAADGAAMFRVHEVGPTRRVLEMVASIQGGRPPSRTVRGLA, from the coding sequence ATGGCGATCGTCAACCGCACCCCGGATTCCTTCTATGACCGGGGGGCGACCTTCAGCGACGGCGCGGCCAAGGACGCGGCGCACCAGAAGATCGCGGACGGTGCCGACGTCATCGACATCGGCGGCGTCAAAGCGGGACCAGGCAGCACCGTCGACGCCGACGAGGAGATCGCGCGCGTGGTGCCGTTCATCGAATGGCTGCGCGGCGAATACCCCGACCAGCTGATCAGCGTCGACACCTGGCGCGCGAACGTGGCCAAGCAGGCGTGCGCGGCCGGGGCCGACCTGATCAACGACACCTGGGCCGGCGCCGATCCCGGACTGCCGGAGGTGGCCGCTGAATTCGGGGCGGGGCTGGTCTGCTCGCACACCGGCGGGGCAGTGCCGCGCACGCGGCCCTTCCGCGTCAACTACGGCGTCACCGAACGCGGTGTGGTGGACGACGTCATCGCCGAGGTCACCTCAGCGGCGCGGCATGCCGTCGATGTCGGCGTCTCGCGCGACGCCATCCTGATCGACCCGACGCACGATTTCGGCAAGAACACTTACCACGGTCTTAGTTTGTTGCGCCACGTAAAAGATCTTGTAAATACCGGATGGCCAGTCCTGATGGCCCTCAGTAACAAGGATTTCGTGGGGGAGACTTTAGGTGTCGAACTGACCGAGCGCCTGGAGGGGACGCTGGCCGCGACGGCACTCGCCGCCGCTGACGGCGCCGCCATGTTCCGGGTGCACGAGGTGGGCCCCACCCGACGCGTCCTGGAAATGGTCGCTTCGATCCAGGGCGGGCGTCCACCGAGCCGAACAGTGAGGGGACTCGCGTGA
- the fadD6 gene encoding long-chain-acyl-CoA synthetase FadD6, with product MSDETSRTGVGLLDIAKQLPGFLSDAPVILRGLITGFGASPTAKTSIGKVFQERAVANKDKVFIKFEDQRITYGQANATVNRYASVLAAKGVGPGSVVGIMLRNSPDAVLLMLATVKCGAVAGMINYNQRGNVLAHSLGLLGAKVLVTESDFHEPVIECGAAAELTTGLMSVEELRELAVGQSTANPVGTSQILAKEKAFYIFTSGTTGMPKASVMTHYRWLRALGGFGGLGLRLNSSDTLYCCLPLYHNNALTVATSSALNAGAALALGKSFSASRFWDEVIKYDATAFIYIGEICGYLLNQPPKPTDRAHKVRVIAGNGLRPAIWDEFTSRFGIKRVCEFYAASEGNTGFVNVFNIDKTTGICPSPVVYVEYDLETGEPARGPDGRLRKVKRGEPGLLLSKVNNLQPFDGYTDKAASEKKLVRNAFKDGDVWFNTGDLMRSQGFAHAAFADRLGDTFRWKGENVATTEVEAALGADDQVEECTVYGVEVPGCGGRAGMASVQLREGAEFDGARLAKAGFEHLPAYAVPLFIRIVPELAHTSTFKNQKVDLRKQGYGDEVSDPIYVLSGRDEGYVPFYPEYPTEVKDGKKPR from the coding sequence ATGAGTGACGAGACATCACGCACCGGCGTCGGGCTGCTCGATATTGCTAAGCAACTGCCCGGTTTCCTGTCCGACGCCCCGGTGATCCTTCGCGGCCTGATCACCGGCTTCGGTGCCAGCCCGACGGCGAAGACGTCCATCGGCAAGGTGTTCCAGGAACGCGCAGTGGCCAACAAGGACAAGGTCTTCATCAAATTCGAGGACCAGCGCATCACCTACGGTCAGGCCAACGCGACGGTCAACCGCTACGCGTCGGTGCTCGCGGCCAAGGGCGTCGGTCCGGGTTCGGTGGTCGGCATCATGCTGCGCAACTCGCCGGACGCCGTGCTGCTGATGCTGGCGACCGTCAAGTGCGGCGCGGTCGCCGGAATGATCAACTACAACCAGCGCGGCAATGTCTTGGCGCACAGCCTCGGCCTGCTCGGCGCCAAGGTCCTGGTCACCGAGTCGGACTTTCACGAGCCCGTCATCGAGTGCGGTGCCGCTGCGGAGCTGACGACGGGCCTCATGTCGGTCGAGGAACTGCGCGAGCTGGCCGTCGGCCAGTCGACCGCCAACCCGGTGGGCACCAGCCAGATCCTGGCCAAGGAGAAGGCGTTCTACATCTTCACCTCGGGCACCACCGGCATGCCCAAGGCCAGCGTCATGACGCACTACCGCTGGCTGCGCGCGCTCGGCGGATTCGGCGGGCTGGGGCTGCGCCTGAACAGCAGCGACACGCTGTACTGCTGCCTGCCGCTGTACCACAACAACGCGCTGACGGTCGCGACGTCGTCGGCCCTCAACGCCGGTGCCGCGCTGGCGCTGGGCAAGTCGTTCTCCGCCTCGCGGTTCTGGGACGAGGTCATCAAGTACGACGCCACCGCCTTCATCTACATCGGAGAGATCTGCGGCTACCTGCTGAACCAGCCGCCCAAGCCCACCGACCGCGCACACAAGGTCCGGGTCATCGCCGGCAACGGACTGCGCCCCGCGATCTGGGACGAATTCACTTCGCGCTTCGGCATCAAGCGGGTATGCGAGTTCTACGCCGCCAGCGAGGGCAACACCGGCTTCGTCAACGTGTTCAACATCGACAAGACCACCGGCATCTGCCCGTCGCCCGTCGTCTACGTGGAGTACGACCTGGAGACAGGAGAGCCGGCCCGCGGCCCCGACGGCCGGCTGCGCAAGGTCAAGCGCGGCGAACCGGGCCTGTTGCTCAGCAAGGTCAACAACCTGCAGCCGTTCGACGGCTACACCGACAAGGCCGCCAGCGAGAAGAAGTTGGTGCGCAACGCATTCAAGGACGGCGACGTCTGGTTCAACACCGGTGACCTGATGCGGTCGCAGGGCTTCGCGCACGCCGCGTTCGCCGACCGGCTCGGCGATACCTTCCGGTGGAAGGGCGAGAACGTCGCCACCACCGAGGTCGAGGCCGCGCTCGGCGCCGACGACCAGGTGGAGGAGTGCACGGTGTACGGCGTCGAGGTGCCGGGCTGCGGCGGCCGCGCCGGCATGGCGTCGGTGCAGCTGCGCGAAGGCGCCGAATTCGACGGCGCGCGCCTGGCCAAGGCCGGCTTCGAGCACCTGCCCGCCTACGCGGTGCCGCTGTTCATCCGGATCGTGCCCGAGCTGGCGCACACCTCGACGTTCAAGAACCAGAAGGTGGACCTGCGCAAGCAGGGCTACGGCGACGAGGTATCGGACCCCATCTACGTGCTGTCCGGCCGCGACGAGGGTTACGTGCCGTTCTACCCCGAGTACCCGACCGAGGTGAAGGACGGCAAGAAGCCGCGCTAG
- a CDS encoding DNA-3-methyladenine glycosylase I — translation MTAVEQTRCGWVDIGDTADAVLYRDYHDTEWGRPLRGTQALFERVSLEAFQSGLSWLIILRKRENFRAAFHGFDVATVAGFGEKDIDRLLADPGIVRNRAKIEATIANARVIDGGLDLDELLWSFAPPSRPRPADLAQVPATTPESVAMAKELKRRGFRFVGPTTAYALMQATGMVDDHVEACWVPRHSLSEA, via the coding sequence GTGACCGCCGTCGAGCAGACCAGGTGCGGGTGGGTCGACATCGGCGACACTGCGGACGCGGTGTTGTACCGCGACTACCACGACACCGAATGGGGCCGCCCGCTGCGCGGCACGCAAGCGCTGTTCGAACGCGTCTCGCTGGAGGCGTTCCAGAGCGGCCTGTCCTGGCTGATCATCCTGCGCAAGCGGGAGAACTTCCGGGCGGCGTTCCACGGATTCGACGTCGCCACGGTCGCCGGCTTCGGGGAGAAGGACATCGACCGGCTGTTGGCCGATCCGGGCATCGTCCGCAACCGCGCCAAGATCGAGGCGACCATCGCCAACGCCCGGGTGATCGACGGCGGTCTGGACCTCGATGAGCTGCTGTGGTCGTTCGCGCCACCATCGCGGCCGCGGCCCGCCGACCTGGCGCAGGTCCCGGCGACCACACCCGAATCGGTGGCCATGGCCAAGGAACTCAAGCGCCGCGGATTCCGGTTCGTCGGCCCGACCACGGCGTATGCGTTGATGCAGGCCACCGGGATGGTGGACGACCATGTCGAGGCCTGTTGGGTGCCCCGGCACAGCTTGTCGGAGGCGTGA
- a CDS encoding AAA family ATPase — translation MLTGARGSGKTTSARVAFDELAPGFERAAWITSTAADSRVPFGAFERLFTVPETGRTIQVLRAAREALGTGLLLVVDDGHLLDRLSASLVYQLAVSGAARVIVTAESNHSLPEGLSSLVRDRLVVPVTADEPVRAVVPHDSAPPPPDGDGVVGRLRRAVRALDGGDALPVAELAAAADDALRLGDLELAERLGRAALPASGLATRVTLSYALAWQGRGVDADAVLAEVDASALTEPALMMWALPRAANQFWMLSEPERATAFLRTVRSRVQTPAAQVTLDALSATFAMNAGNLNRAMQLADSVLASAEPSDTAVGWAASAAALSCARTGRLTEVDGFAERALAAGQPGLLRFTSGFGQTTVLLLAGEPDKAQQLAQELIDFTQSQQPGRAIGEVLLADILIARGELDAAIEVLQGATKVLARTGYSWGPLAWMLLARALGQRGATAEAGRALARAEARHGLKSMLFAPELALARAWTTAARRDHHGAIAAAREALRAAERGGQSAVALRVLHDAALLGDVRAADCFDRVGVDCAFGRQARAVAAEVAADRA, via the coding sequence CTGCTGACGGGTGCCCGCGGGTCTGGCAAGACCACATCGGCGCGCGTGGCTTTCGACGAGCTGGCGCCCGGCTTCGAACGAGCAGCCTGGATCACCAGCACCGCCGCCGATTCGCGGGTGCCGTTCGGTGCTTTCGAGCGGCTGTTCACGGTGCCCGAGACGGGCCGGACGATCCAGGTGCTGCGCGCGGCGCGGGAGGCGCTCGGGACCGGACTGCTGTTGGTCGTCGACGACGGGCATCTGCTCGACCGGCTGTCGGCGTCGTTGGTGTATCAGCTCGCGGTGTCGGGAGCGGCCCGGGTCATCGTCACGGCGGAATCGAATCATTCTCTGCCCGAGGGTCTTTCGTCGCTGGTTCGGGACCGGTTGGTGGTTCCGGTGACTGCTGACGAGCCGGTCCGTGCTGTGGTGCCGCACGATTCTGCGCCGCCGCCACCCGACGGCGACGGCGTCGTCGGCCGGCTGCGGCGTGCGGTGCGGGCGCTCGACGGCGGCGACGCATTACCCGTCGCCGAACTCGCTGCCGCCGCCGACGATGCCCTGCGCCTCGGCGATCTCGAACTGGCGGAACGGCTGGGGCGGGCGGCGCTGCCGGCCAGCGGCCTGGCCACCCGGGTGACGTTGAGCTATGCCCTGGCCTGGCAGGGACGCGGCGTCGATGCCGACGCGGTGCTGGCCGAGGTCGACGCGTCCGCGCTGACCGAACCGGCCCTGATGATGTGGGCACTGCCCCGCGCGGCCAACCAGTTCTGGATGCTCTCCGAACCGGAGCGGGCGACGGCTTTCCTGCGCACCGTCAGAAGCCGCGTCCAGACGCCGGCGGCGCAGGTCACCCTGGACGCCTTGTCGGCGACGTTCGCGATGAACGCCGGCAATCTGAACCGGGCCATGCAGCTCGCCGACTCGGTGCTGGCCAGTGCCGAACCGAGCGACACCGCCGTCGGCTGGGCGGCGTCGGCGGCCGCGCTGAGCTGTGCTCGCACAGGCCGGTTGACCGAGGTGGACGGCTTCGCCGAGCGCGCCCTGGCCGCCGGGCAGCCGGGTCTGTTGCGGTTCACCAGCGGGTTCGGGCAGACCACGGTCCTGCTGTTGGCCGGCGAGCCGGACAAGGCTCAGCAGCTGGCCCAGGAGCTGATCGACTTCACGCAGTCCCAACAGCCCGGGCGGGCCATCGGCGAGGTGCTGCTGGCCGACATTCTGATCGCACGAGGCGAGCTCGACGCGGCGATCGAAGTACTGCAGGGCGCGACGAAAGTACTGGCGCGCACCGGATATTCGTGGGGTCCGCTGGCATGGATGCTGTTGGCGCGGGCGCTCGGCCAGCGTGGGGCCACCGCCGAGGCGGGCCGGGCTCTGGCCCGTGCCGAAGCCAGGCACGGCTTGAAGTCGATGTTGTTCGCGCCCGAATTGGCCCTGGCCCGCGCCTGGACCACCGCCGCTCGGCGGGACCACCACGGCGCGATCGCCGCCGCCCGCGAGGCGCTCCGCGCCGCCGAGCGGGGCGGCCAGTCGGCGGTGGCGCTGCGCGTCCTGCACGACGCGGCGTTGTTGGGCGATGTCCGGGCCGCGGACTGTTTCGACCGCGTCGGCGTCGACTGTGCGTTCGGCAGGCAGGCTCGGGCCGTGGCGGCGGAGGTCGCCGCCGATCGCGCCTGA
- a CDS encoding glycosyltransferase, with product MKILWAIVDGGGNIPPQIAVARALRKRGADIHFIGHVGARERVENADFTFETFSTGREFNPTTPRSLPAMMAMFTREITDRSLGRQVLDAARRQDADAIVVDTLLVSVTADVIKSGIPTVVFVHCFYRAVQDAVAGPMGWYAKLRGMDPRAPERADALQIVAARADLDPMRGTPPVIHTGVVWQGTPSPSVSAETPRILVSLSTCGFGGQRAMLQNILDALAPLPVDVTVTVGASIDTAGLRVPANATLHDWLDHDEVLATTSLVVGHGGHSTTMRALSFDVPLVIMPANPMIDQKGVGAAVERAGAGIALPKKAGAEQIRAAVQRVLAIPSYRRAAAQLGADIRARDGAEVAADAISAHFATV from the coding sequence ATGAAGATCCTGTGGGCCATCGTCGACGGCGGCGGCAACATCCCGCCACAGATCGCGGTTGCCCGCGCACTCCGGAAGCGCGGCGCCGACATCCATTTCATCGGCCACGTCGGCGCCCGCGAACGCGTCGAGAACGCCGACTTCACCTTCGAAACCTTCAGCACCGGAAGGGAATTCAACCCGACCACACCGCGGTCACTGCCGGCGATGATGGCCATGTTCACGCGGGAGATCACCGACCGAAGCCTCGGCCGGCAGGTGCTCGACGCGGCGCGGCGGCAGGACGCGGACGCCATCGTCGTCGACACCCTCCTGGTCTCCGTGACCGCCGACGTCATCAAGAGCGGCATCCCGACGGTGGTGTTCGTCCACTGTTTCTACCGCGCGGTTCAGGACGCTGTGGCAGGCCCGATGGGCTGGTACGCGAAGCTGCGCGGCATGGATCCGCGAGCGCCCGAGCGCGCCGACGCGCTGCAGATCGTCGCCGCCCGCGCCGACCTCGACCCGATGCGCGGTACGCCGCCCGTCATCCACACCGGAGTGGTCTGGCAGGGCACACCGTCTCCGTCCGTCAGCGCCGAGACGCCGCGAATCCTGGTGAGCCTCAGCACATGTGGCTTCGGTGGGCAACGGGCGATGCTGCAGAACATCCTCGACGCGCTCGCACCGTTGCCGGTCGACGTGACCGTCACCGTGGGCGCCAGCATCGACACCGCGGGCCTGCGGGTGCCTGCCAACGCGACACTGCACGACTGGCTCGATCACGACGAGGTGCTCGCGACGACGTCGCTCGTGGTCGGCCACGGCGGCCACAGCACGACGATGCGTGCGCTGTCGTTCGACGTGCCGCTCGTCATCATGCCGGCCAATCCCATGATCGACCAGAAAGGCGTCGGGGCCGCCGTCGAACGCGCCGGCGCCGGTATCGCCCTGCCGAAAAAGGCCGGCGCGGAACAGATCCGGGCTGCCGTACAACGGGTGCTCGCCATCCCGAGCTATCGCCGGGCAGCGGCCCAACTGGGTGCCGACATCCGGGCACGGGACGGCGCCGAGGTGGCCGCCGATGCGATCAGTGCCCACTTCGCCACCGTGTGA